Genomic window (Spirosoma sp. KCTC 42546):
TTAAGGCTGAAATTATTAACCCAACGGTTGCACCGGGGCGCTATCGAGTAGGTATTTTGATTCCGTCGAGTAGCGAACCTGCTATTCGGTTTAGTAACCAAACCCTGACCGTTCCCGAATAACGGAATGCCGAATATACCCTCAACATCAAGAAACTAAGCTGCTACCGATTGGAAAGTATCGTATAAAGCCTCTATATACTGGTAAAGCACTAGTAAAGTAGTTGATTCTCGTTAAATTTTGTAGTTACCAATAGTTACTTCACTTGCTTAATGCCTGTTATTATTAACAGGAAGCTGGGATAGATATAGTTTATTTTGGCACAGCGATGCTCCTCTTCGAAGATTCTTTAAGGCATTTTTAATTCCGGGGTCAAGTTATTATTAAGTACCTTACTGTTCAATTGAGCTTGATGCTCAATTGAACAGGCCTATTGCGTTTATCATACGCTCTAGAGTTTGCCTGGAATCAGTGTTGCCAGCTTATTTTTTTATGAAAATTACACTATGTGGACAACTAATCTGAGCCAATAAGCAGACGAAAGTAGTAGTTATTGACAAGCTTAATCATAGACGATAGATATCAATTAATAAACTAAATAGAAAGATTTTTTTATAAATTTGTGCCCTAAAATTTCAATTTTTTTATTCATCTTGCCACTAATGCATGAGTTCTCTACTTAGCATTGAAATGGTATCCAGTTTTGGAAAATGGTCATTCAAGTAGAATGACTACTATCCTTTCAATACTATGACGTACAAATCCAGGTCGCTTCAGCAAAGTGCCCCTTTTTTAATTCTAGTACCAATTGTTTGTTTTTGGGCTTTTCTCTTTGCATATGCGGCTGATATTCCCTGGATGGATGACATGGAATCGTTCATCTACTTTCAGTTTAGCTTCCTTCGTGCTGATTCCCTATTTACTAAACTAGAGTGGCTACTTAAACCTAATAATGAACATCGCATCCTGTTTGCTAAATTAGTAGCGGCTGGAATGCAAGCTCTGACGGGAAGTGTCAATTTTCGCTGGCTGATTTTGATAGCGTCAGTATGGCTTGTAGGTACTCTCTTTATTTTCTACCGTGTCTTCAAAACCATAAAAGTACCACTCATCGCTTTTTTGCCTGTGGTGCTATTGCTGCTACATCCTCAGTATTACCTGATTACGCTGTCGGCAGTAACAAGCTTTCAACATCAAACGACTGTTGCTTTGGTGTTTGCGGTGGCTTATCTGTTAGCTAAGCCGGGCGCCGGGCGATTAAGTGGGGCGTTATGTATCGAAATACTTGCGTCTTTTTCTATGAGTAGCGGCCTGTTTGGATGGGTAAGCGGTGCTGCAACGCTACTTGTACAACGTCGTTTTAAAGAAGCTGCCTTTTGGATAGGTTTCGGTGCTGTTACTATACTTCTGTATGTACATGGTTTTGCCAACTCACAGGGCAACGACACCAGCATGTCATTCTTTTTGCAACATCCGCATCTGGTGTTTTTAGGCTTTTTTACATTTTCAGGTGCACTGCTCGACTTTTTTCCTTCTGCGCCCATCTTACCCAGAAGCATTCTCCCCACGTTAGCCGGATTTGGACTGACCGGACTATTGCTATGGATGCTAAAACGTATGCTGTTGCCATGGCCCCAGGCAACTACTCAGCCGGATGCAAGGGCTGTTCGCCGTAATTTTCTGGTTGGCGCTTACGGGTTTATCTTGATCAATGCCGTCATTATTGCCTTTCTGCGCCCCCGATTTGGGTACTCGGTAATGCTGATCAGTAACTACACCATGTATTCTTCACTGTTCGCTATTCTGCTATATCTGAACGCATTGAGTGAGTTTAGTGCCTGGGAAATTCAGCGAAAATGGATAACGGCCGGACTAGCTCTTGGGATCACGGTGTGGTGCGCCATGTATTTTCAAAGCTGGACCCGCGTGGCCGAACGGAAGCAAATGTTTGAGGCCTTCTCCTTTAACCAAAAACACAATGGAGTAGGCTTAGGGGCAACCCTGGGAACGCCGTTTGCCCCTGCGGCAAAATGGTGGATGGACAGTGCCGTTGCCATAGGATTCTATAACTATCCTCCTGCGTTCTATACCCCATACGAACAGGATTTACTGAAACCGGTTGCTGGTCATCCCATTCACTCAATTAACCTGCTTATTGATGAACAGCCTGACTTCTTTTCCGTTCAGACAGAGGGGTTGCCGGTGCCAGAACACCTGACGAATGCCTGTTTTATTGCAAAATCATCTGAACGAACGTACCTCTTTCCTGTTCCAACATTATTTAACCCTACGTCTTTTTTTCTGGGGCGTAAAGTGCCTACGTTGAGAGCACAGTTATTGAAAACCTCGCTCTATCCTGGTACCTATCAATTAGGTATTTTAATGACTCCCGTGTCTGGCCCAGCTATTCAATACCTTGATCAACATATTACGATCCGGTAGACTGGGAAACTTACTTAGATAAACTTGTACCATCATGAACGAGATGCCGATGTACTCTTCCTTTGTCTCCGTTATCATTCCCTGCTATAACGAACAGCAGGTACTTAGCGAGACGTATACCCGGCTGACGCAGGTGATGCAAGCCCATTTTACGCGTTATGAATTGATCTTCATTAATGACGGAAGTCGTGATGCGACTCTGCCCATCCTGAAAATCATGGCGGCAGAAGATCCCAACATCTGTATTATTTCGTTTTCCCGAAATTTCGGACATCAACCGGCTGTTTCGGCAGGCATTGCTAACTGTCGGGGCGAAGTGGCTGTGATTATTGATGCAGATTTGCAGGACCCTCCCGAGCTGATTCCTGATATGGTGAAGCTTTGGAAAGAAAAAGACTGTAATGTAGTCTATGCGGTACGAAGCAACCGGGAGGGGGAAACCTATTTTAAAAAACTGACTGCCAAGGCTTTTTACCGGATCATCAATTATTTAGCTGAAGTGCCCTTGCCAGCCGATACGGGTGACTTTCGACTTATCGACCGCAAAATTATTAACGCCTTTAACCAGCTATCCGAGCACAATAAATACATCCGGGGGCTGATTAGCTGGGTAGGTTTCAAACAGGAGCCAATTTATTACCAGAGAGCAGAACGATTTGCTGGAAAGACAAAATACTCGCTGGGCAAAATGTTGAAGTTTGCTCACACGAGTCTACTCTATTTTAGCCATAAACCACTTAGAATGGCTTCATCGCTGGGCGTAATCAGCGTTGGAATAGCTATGGTGCTGTTGGGTTGGGTAGTGTATAATATTATTTTTCTGCCTAATCAGCTTGTGCATGGATGGGCATCATTGCTCATTGTAATTATGTTTTTTGGGGGAATACAGATGCTTACGATCGGTGTACTGGGTGAATATATTAGTTCGATTTTTGATGAAATTAAAAACCGGCCAGAATTTATAATTGACGAACGCATCAATTTTTTGCCTGATACGGTAGAAGAAAAAACGCTGGGTTTGCTAAAAAACCAACCAACAAACTGGCAAGCCATCTAAATCTGGCTATACAAAAATTGACTCTAACCTACCTATCGCTTCAGAGTAGCAAGCTGATTGGTATGCTATTGGGTGAATAGTCTGGCTGATTTTGAGAGTAAGATACCTGGCTAATTTGGCGATCAGATCGTGACCGCTCCTTAAGAAACTAGTGAGTTTTCTCCCCCCAATGTCAAAAAAGCTTACTTTTGCTAATTCTGCCACTGACTC
Coding sequences:
- a CDS encoding glycosyltransferase family 2 protein, whose translation is MNEMPMYSSFVSVIIPCYNEQQVLSETYTRLTQVMQAHFTRYELIFINDGSRDATLPILKIMAAEDPNICIISFSRNFGHQPAVSAGIANCRGEVAVIIDADLQDPPELIPDMVKLWKEKDCNVVYAVRSNREGETYFKKLTAKAFYRIINYLAEVPLPADTGDFRLIDRKIINAFNQLSEHNKYIRGLISWVGFKQEPIYYQRAERFAGKTKYSLGKMLKFAHTSLLYFSHKPLRMASSLGVISVGIAMVLLGWVVYNIIFLPNQLVHGWASLLIVIMFFGGIQMLTIGVLGEYISSIFDEIKNRPEFIIDERINFLPDTVEEKTLGLLKNQPTNWQAI